ACTTTCAGTTGTGAGAACGAAGAGTATGTATAGCCGTGCAGACCAACAAGGGGGCCAAGTGTCATTGCTGACATATTCGTGTCGGACGCGAACAGGGTGTCTGGATTGGCCACCGCATCCATCGTCTTGCCTACTTCATGCGATAACACGGGCTCGGGGGGCAACCCAACGCGGTGTTTGACGACGTCGAGGCAGATCAACCTCAACACAACGCTGCAGGCGAGAGGACAAAGCCCTTGTTCTTCAGCACCCGCATCAGGGAGATATCTGGAGTCTTGGGAGATCAGAAACCATACTAGTCTGTACGAGTCCACGCCAGAAACCGAGGGCAACttgtttgttgctgtcaaTACAGTCACAAACGAGATATTTGAGTGCGCCAGCGAGGACCCTGCCGGAAATGGTGTTTGCACTCCGGTGGGTGCGTCGGGGGGGTTGACCATCGCCTCATTTAACCTGGATCCCGTCAGAAAGCTGCTTACAATGCGCCAGGTTTGGGCTTGTGGCAGCGGAGTTGGGTGAGTGCACGCATTCCAGACAAACCCCGATGgatgagaggagaggtgacTGATGActtggttgttgatgttagCACGGTTGAAGCGCTTGGGGCTGCCTCTGTTCCTGCTCCCTGTTTTGAAGATGACGTTCCTATATGCGAGTCGAGCAGATTCTGGGTTGGTGGAAGCAAGGCATGAGCTGTAGTTTCTAGATAGATACCTCAACTGTATCAAAGCCCTTAACCCTGACGTGCCATTGTGTGACTGTACCTGGCAGCTCTCACCGCTCCGACCCACTCAACCCCCCGGGCATCTACGGTAGGTGGGGCTCCCCAACATTCGCCCCACCATTTTGCCCAGCTCTCGACTTTTGTCATCAGCAACACTTTTGGCCAAACCCCCAGATCCCGACCTCACCGACCACTGCcgcccaacatcaccagacATCCCGACCGGCGTCGATCGCCGTAACTTTCCCCCAACCATGGTTCTTCAAGATTTAGGTCGGCGCATCAACGCTGCCGTCACCGACTTGACGCGCGCCCCAAATCTCGATGAAAAGGTAGTTATCCTTTCCTTTTcgctttcctttccttctccttagGCCTACCCTTGCCTTTCTGCGTGTCTTAGCCGCTAACGAGTCGCACGTTGCAATCACTAGGCATTCGACTCTATGCTCAAGCAGATTtgctccgccctcctcgaaGCAGATGTCAATGTCCGTCTCGTCGGCCGGCTCCGAAAAGACATCAAAGCCGCAGTCAACTTCAAAGACCTCCCCCCAGCAGTCAACAAGAAGCGCCTCATTCAGAAAGCCGTCTTCGACCACCTCGTCGACCTCGTCGACCCCCATGCCGAACCCTTCAAGCCAAAGAAGGGCAAGTCCAATGTCATCATGTTTGTCGGCCTTCAGGGTGCCGGCAAGACCACAACCTGCACCAAGCTTGCTCGCCATTACCAATCACGTGGCTTTCGCGCCTGCCTAGTTTGCGCCGATACTTTCCGTGCCGGTGCCTTTGATCAGCTCAAGCAAAATGcgaccaaggccaagattcCATACTACGGCAGCTTGACGGAAACCGACCCGGCCGTCGTGGCCAAGGAGGGTGTCGacaagttcaagaaggagaggttcGAGGTTATCATCGTGGATACATCTGGTCGTCATAGGCAAGAAAGTGCCTTGTTTCAGGAAATGATGGACATCCAGAACGCTATCAAACCAGACGAGACTGTCATGGTGCTCGACTCGAGCATAGGGCAGCAGGCCGAGGGGCAGGCCATGGCCTTCAAGGAAGCCGCCGACTTTggcgccatcatcatcacaaagACCGACGGCCatgctgccggtggtggagcaATCTCGGCCGTCGCCGCCACCCGCACACCCATTGTCTTTATCGGTACCGGAGAGCACATGCTGGACTTGGAGCGCTTCGTACCCAAGAACTTTATCTCCAAGCTGCTGGGCATGGGTGACATGGCTGGTCTGGTGGAGCATGTCCAGTCGCTGAAACTGGACCAGAAGGACACGATCAAGCACATTACAGAAGGCATCTTCACTGTGCGGGACTTGAGGGATCAGCTGCAGAACATCATGAAGATGGGCCCGCTATCCAAGATGGCGGGCATGATTCCCGGCATGAGCAATATCATGGCCAACATggacgacgaagaagggAGCCTGAAGCTGAAGAGGATGATCTATATCTGCGACAGCATGACGGACAAGGAGCTGGACTCGGACGGCAAGATCTTCATCGAGCAACCGACGCGCATGACAAGAGTGGCGCGGGGTTCTGGAACGACAGTccgggaggtggaggacttGCTGACACAGCAGAGGTTGATGGCCGGCatggccaagaagatggGCGGCAACATGAAGAACATGCAGAGGGCACAGAATGCCATGGGTGGAGGCAACAAGGCCCAACAGTTGGCTGCCATGCAGAAGCGGTTACAGAGCAtgggcggcgccggcggggctggtggtggcatgcCCGATATGGGCAGTCTGATGAAGATgcttggcggcgggggcggaCCCGGAGGCGGCTTTGACATGAACGCCATGATGAAGCAGATGGGCGGCATGatgggcggaggaggaggacggggcgggaggaggtAGTTTCGGTTTGCAAAGTCTTGAAGTCTTATACCAAAGGGAGAGGGTTTTGCATTAGTTTGGCGTCTGGGGTCTAGGGTCTGAAATGGGGCCAGCCATGGCGGCGGCTGTTTACGTTAAATACACGCGCACACATACCTACAGTTCACATTCAAGAAAGCCCTGACTTGTCTTGCTAGAAGCAAACGATAAACCCGGAATGATGATTCTACTAATACAGCGAATGCGCCTATATATTTGCCCACTACACGCTCACGAACCTCGTCACCGTTCTGGTCTGAGAAACGGATGAGCCTCTGTGTTTAACACGTACTTGTCCAAACTGATCAAATCAGGTGGCGAAAACGCCAAATAAAAATACTTGAGTGTTTCTGCAATCCAGAAGCTCTGTCATACGCAACTTCATTAGCGGTTGACCCATTCACCAGTGGCAGAGCCGGGAACGGGGCGCACAAACCTCCATTTCATCACTCCTCTCGACATCTTCCTTGCTGGGGTCAACAGTCACGTCCTTCACGCTGGCCCCGCCTCCTGTTTCCTTTGCAACGACCGCATTCGCAACAGCAAGAAACATGTCCcacgccgccgcctcccactCTGGTTCCCCTGTGATGCGCCACATGTAAAATACCGACTCGATAGCCTCCGGGCGGAGGATATACCGTCTGTCTGTGgccaaaacaaaccccctgGGCAAGCCTTGCTGTTTCTCGGTTGCATCCCACAGGGTTTGATTCCATTGACACGATTCAGCTGCATGAGAAGGACTTCCAGGAGGACACGGTAGCATAGTCAGCCGCTCCGGCATGAGCCCGGTAGGGAACGACTTGTACATGTGCACACAGCCCCTCGTCAGCCTTGACCCTGTCTCCAGGTACTCCGCTGTGGAAAACAAACGCCCTGCCAGGGCATAGGTTCCGCCTATGAAACATGTCAGGTGTTCCGTCTCTGGGCTGAGTTGAAcgctgttggttttggtgtcGGGGTTGGGAAGGATATTGGCTGTGCCCGATATCATGATGTCGTTCGCTGATGAATCAGGAATCATGGGCCGGTAGAAGAGGTTCGCAGATGCCGAGCTCAGAAAGTTGTGTGAGAGCGAAACAAGAGATGGCGCGGCATTGTTGAGAAGTTGGGATAGCTTGGGAAGGTACTCGTACATGGAGTcggcaccacctcccaaggTAAACCTTGTACCGCTGATGACGTCCGGCTTGGGTCCCCAAAGTGAGATGTACATGGGGAATAGGCCAGGAAGCAGGGTCTGGTTCTGGCTGACACTGAACAGGGTGTTGAGGCGGGCTATGGCGGAGTAGTACTTTGGGTCCCCTGTGAGCTGAGACAGATGGGTGAGTTCCAAACTCAGTGTTCCGGGGGAGGCCGAGACGACCTGCGGTTCAATCATCTGGCCCTCCCCTGATTTGATAGCCAgcaggttgatgttgtcgaccGGCATGCGTGTCGGTGTGTCAAAGCCGGCATGGATGAGGTCACCGAGCTCGATCGCCTTTTGCAAAAGGACGTCCCGCTTGCTGAGGTCATACGCGGCCAGCAGGCCACCGAGGTATCGGATGTTGGTCTCAAAAATGTTGATCATCGGGCTGGACGAGTTTGCGAAGTCGATTTCGGCCACGGCGGCAACGGCTTCGTCAAACTCTTCCCTCAGACCCATGATCCAAAGAGTGTCAAGAGAGTCGACAAGAGTGGCCGCCCAGCCGGATAACTGGTCTTTGCCAGTGGCGGAGAGCGGAAGGAGGGCATCTTTCTTCCAAGCATACTTGCGATAGGCTGACCAGGACTTTATGGTGAGGTCCCGGACCGCTCGCCTTCTCGCATCTCGCCTCTTCCGGTCATGACCCGACTCTCTCTTGAATCGATGTTGAATCGGCGGGTGAGTTGTACCTGGCTCTGTGGCGGGAAGCGGTGTGGGAGACTGTTTGTTTGGATAGCGAGGCTTCAACTTGCTCCACTCGATGCTACTTTTAACGGCTGCATATGGGTATAGTGCTTGGCCTGTGTTCATGTGTCTTTCGAGGCGCACAGATTCGGGGACTACAGGGAACGCACGCTCAAAACCACCGACGATGTAAAAGACCACAAGACTTAGCGTAAAGGCAACGAGCAGCCGCTCGCTATTCTTGCCTATCCAGGATATTGTGGCATGGGGTCGAGGCAACGTTCGCAAGCGACTGGTCCCTTGAGGCTTGTCTTTGAACATTGCGTCAGCATGAGATTGACGGACTGTGGTAGTTACGATGTTGTAGGGTTAAGCAAGACCCATCGAAGTGAACAGCGTGGACGCAAAAAAAGCCGGGTGCAGACTCAGCTGGCCGATCTGGAATGGTGGCTTTTGCCAAGAGACTTAGGGTGCATTATCTCCGGGTCAATTCATTCGAGCAGGTGAATGCATCTCAGCCACCGGGTATATCGGTGCCGAAGATGGTTGGGCTCTACTGGCAAGGCATGGACTTCAGCGCCTTAGGTAGAGCCAAATGGGAGTCTTGCTGTGCTGATGGCATGGTTTCAGAACATGTAAATGGATATATATGTACAGGTCTATGTATTGGACGGCTACGAGCTTCCACACGCCACACCTAACTTAGACACCgacatctccctcttctcagCATGTTGATGAGTACGTTGACAAACAGTCGTGGCAGAACGCGCGAATGAAGAAAGGATGAAGGAACCAAAATTCCGACTTGTAAGACCCTTGTTTTGTTTTACGAGAATTCATATGCAGTTAGGCAAATGTCATGCGAAAGTGCGTTGATAAGTAAATAGACTAAAAAGAGATATGCAGAATGGAATTTAAAAAGACCCTTTTGACGATGGTCGAGGCTTTTAAACCACGCCGAAAGACCCCCTATATAAGGTACATGAGCAATCACCCTCGTAGTTCCTACAAGAATGAGCGAGCAAGCAGCATGATGTTATTTCCACCGAGGTTCAATACATCAGACATACATGGGCAACTATCAGGTACCTCGGATAAAGAATGGATTCTTCGGTTCTTGACTACCTGTACCTAAAAGTCAAGGGCTTCTAGCCCCTAACGAGACCCAGGGCGGGTACTATCCTCTACTAATTAGGAGTCAAGACATAAATTTCGCCCTCGGCGCTGTTATCGCTTCCCACAAACAACCCTCTGCCCGCCGGATCCCAAGCAGCGGCTGTCAAGCGGAAGCAGTTGCTCATGGTTAGCCCATTGGCAGTGCAGCTTCCTGGGTTTGGTGCCGAGAAAATGTCCTTGTATCCCGTCATGCTGTCGGCCGGGGCAACAGGTTCGTACGTTCCATTAGGCAACTTTGTGAAGGGAATCTGGACTACCTTGAAGCCTGTGGCAGGCTGTCGATTCCAGCTCCCGTGGAACGTGACATACATATTCTTTGCATCGGAATCAAATGTGTTGGCAATGGGGGCCGAGTGCGCTTGGAAGGTCAGCCGGGGTGGCACTGCTCGACCGTTGCAGGTCGCATCGTTATAGGACGAGTTTGGTGAGACGACAAAGTGGGAGCCAGTCTTGAGATTGGAGTTGGGGAAGTTGGCCGGGTTCCAGACAGAAAAGCAGGTCGGATATCCGTACCAAGCATTTCGAACGG
The sequence above is a segment of the Podospora pseudocomata strain CBS 415.72m chromosome 2 map unlocalized CBS415.72m_2, whole genome shotgun sequence genome. Coding sequences within it:
- the SRP54 gene encoding Signal recognition particle (EggNog:ENOG503NU4T; COG:U; BUSCO:EOG09261V9P); the protein is MVLQDLGRRINAAVTDLTRAPNLDEKAFDSMLKQICSALLEADVNVRLVGRLRKDIKAAVNFKDLPPAVNKKRLIQKAVFDHLVDLVDPHAEPFKPKKGKSNVIMFVGLQGAGKTTTCTKLARHYQSRGFRACLVCADTFRAGAFDQLKQNATKAKIPYYGSLTETDPAVVAKEGVDKFKKERFEVIIVDTSGRHRQESALFQEMMDIQNAIKPDETVMVLDSSIGQQAEGQAMAFKEAADFGAIIITKTDGHAAGGGAISAVAATRTPIVFIGTGEHMLDLERFVPKNFISKLLGMGDMAGLVEHVQSLKLDQKDTIKHITEGIFTVRDLRDQLQNIMKMGPLSKMAGMIPGMSNIMANMDDEEGSLKLKRMIYICDSMTDKELDSDGKIFIEQPTRMTRVARGSGTTVREVEDLLTQQRLMAGMAKKMGGNMKNMQRAQNAMGGGNKAQQLAAMQKRLQSMGGAGGAGGGMPDMGSLMKMLGGGGGPGGGFDMNAMMKQMGGMMGGGGGRGGRR
- a CDS encoding uncharacterized protein (EggNog:ENOG503NXK1; CAZy:GH47; COG:G), which codes for MFKDKPQGTSRLRTLPRPHATISWIGKNSERLLVAFTLSLVVFYIVGGFERAFPVVPESVRLERHMNTGQALYPYAAVKSSIEWSKLKPRYPNKQSPTPLPATEPGTTHPPIQHRFKRESGHDRKRRDARRRAVRDLTIKSWSAYRKYAWKKDALLPLSATGKDQLSGWAATLVDSLDTLWIMGLREEFDEAVAAVAEIDFANSSSPMINIFETNIRYLGGLLAAYDLSKRDVLLQKAIELGDLIHAGFDTPTRMPVDNINLLAIKSGEGQMIEPQVVSASPGTLSLELTHLSQLTGDPKYYSAIARLNTLFSVSQNQTLLPGLFPMYISLWGPKPDVISGTRFTLGGGADSMYEYLPKLSQLLNNAAPSLVSLSHNFLSSASANLFYRPMIPDSSANDIMISGTANILPNPDTKTNSVQLSPETEHLTCFIGGTYALAGRLFSTAEYLETGSRLTRGCVHMYKSFPTGLMPERLTMLPCPPGSPSHAAESCQWNQTLWDATEKQQGLPRGFVLATDRRYILRPEAIESVFYMWRITGEPEWEAAAWDMFLAVANAVVAKETGGGASVKDVTVDPSKEDVERSDEMESFWIAETLKYFYLAFSPPDLISLDKYVLNTEAHPFLRPER
- a CDS encoding uncharacterized protein (EggNog:ENOG503PTM0), producing MSVSWPPRAIDIYPRQSPYCLEASRLIDHHGQCKNDLQTYLSRSTSSQEIGVIPSTQFITMKPQVVLFLASLLAAGQAARPCPASPDPTSWQISEWTYDAPDRSLPGRAGTDSVIGLYLSTGGTTYSCFGMWPEEWKGFTQDKSALFWSSCVNIFGRPIDDTVNFAMDWEKRILYASHTFSCENEEVSGLATASIVLPTSCDNTGSGGNPTRCLTTSRQINLNTTLQARGQSPCSSAPASGRYLESWEIRNHTSLYESTPETEGNLFVAVNTVTNEIFECASEDPAGNGVCTPVGASGGLTIASFNLDPVRKLLTMRQVWACGSGVGTVEALGAASVPAPCFEDDVPICESSRFWVGGSKA